In Methanothrix sp., a genomic segment contains:
- a CDS encoding bifunctional 5,10-methylenetetrahydrofolate dehydrogenase/5,10-methenyltetrahydrofolate cyclohydrolase, producing the protein MIKLAAIIDGKALAAEVEKESLARAKRLAEKGIVPGLATLLVGENPASQMYIRLKHSACSRAGIRSENVLLPESSTEEEIIAKIQELNQREDVNGILLQLPLPGGLNPQRAMMSILPKKDVDGFHPLNMGSLLLGVERLVPCTPLGIIYALERLDIRLEGAEVVIVGHSNVVGKPLAAMMLNRNATVQVCHVFTRDLAEHTRDAEILVVAAGVPGLIRKEMVRPGAYVFDVGINRVGDRTVGDVEYEAVSEIAGAITPVPGGVGPLTVAMLLRQTLKAAEEQTGSSQ; encoded by the coding sequence GTGATCAAACTGGCAGCGATAATCGATGGAAAGGCTCTGGCTGCTGAGGTGGAAAAAGAGAGCCTGGCCAGGGCGAAGAGGCTGGCGGAGAAGGGCATCGTCCCCGGGCTGGCCACTCTCCTGGTGGGGGAGAATCCGGCCTCGCAGATGTACATCAGGCTCAAGCATTCTGCCTGCTCCCGGGCGGGGATAAGATCTGAGAATGTGCTCCTGCCGGAGAGCAGCACAGAAGAGGAGATCATCGCCAAAATCCAGGAGCTAAACCAGCGGGAGGATGTCAATGGCATACTACTGCAACTGCCCCTGCCCGGCGGCCTGAACCCTCAGAGGGCGATGATGAGCATTCTGCCAAAGAAGGATGTGGATGGCTTTCATCCTCTCAATATGGGCTCTCTGCTCCTGGGAGTGGAGAGGCTGGTGCCCTGTACCCCTCTGGGGATCATCTATGCCCTGGAGAGGCTGGACATCAGGCTGGAGGGGGCGGAGGTGGTGATCGTTGGCCATAGCAATGTGGTAGGCAAACCCTTAGCAGCCATGATGCTCAACCGAAATGCCACTGTTCAGGTATGCCATGTCTTCACCCGCGATCTGGCCGAGCATACCCGTGATGCAGAGATACTGGTGGTGGCTGCGGGCGTCCCGGGCTTGATCAGGAAGGAGATGGTCCGGCCGGGGGCCTATGTCTTTGATGTGGGCATCAACCGGGTAGGGGACAGGACGGTGGGAGATGTGGAGTATGAGGCGGTCTCTGAGATCGCTGGAGCGATAACCCCGGTTCCTGGCGGGGTGGGGCCGCTGACTGTAGCCATGCTCCTCCGCCAGACCCTGAAGGCTGCTGAGGAGCAGACAGGTTCCAGCCAGTAG
- a CDS encoding DUF2121 domain-containing protein, giving the protein MSLVVALAKSKEAVIGGDRRSITFLGSCPELEQDLYSGLIKDDEALLARAKEAGATLQVADGRDKVWRRGDILVGEVTEITPQLDRRRRIYVTPGAHLQVEISGNEVRVKDRGVAGCIIYGNRFTQQIAVSIVVQASGRVDEALVREIFQKAGEQTASVSREYVILRSERRLSDPQKALEEALDGDCQENGWRLCAPL; this is encoded by the coding sequence ATGTCTTTGGTAGTCGCCCTGGCAAAGAGCAAGGAGGCAGTGATAGGGGGCGACAGGCGTTCCATCACCTTCCTGGGAAGCTGCCCTGAGCTTGAGCAGGATCTTTACAGCGGCCTGATCAAGGATGATGAGGCCCTGTTGGCCCGAGCAAAGGAGGCCGGGGCCACATTGCAGGTAGCGGATGGCAGAGATAAGGTCTGGAGGCGGGGTGACATTCTAGTGGGGGAGGTTACAGAGATCACCCCTCAACTTGATAGGCGCAGGAGGATCTATGTCACCCCTGGGGCCCATCTGCAGGTCGAGATCTCCGGAAATGAGGTCAGAGTCAAAGATCGAGGAGTGGCGGGGTGCATCATTTATGGCAACCGCTTCACCCAGCAGATCGCAGTATCGATTGTTGTTCAGGCCAGCGGCCGGGTGGATGAGGCTCTGGTTCGAGAGATCTTCCAGAAGGCAGGAGAGCAGACTGCCTCTGTCAGCCGGGAGTATGTGATATTGAGGAGCGAGAGAAGGCTTTCCGATCCCCAGAAGGCTTTGGAGGAGGCCCTGGACGGGGACTGCCAGGAGAACGGCTGGAGGCTATGCGCTCCGCTGTGA